The genomic DNA ctaaaaaactccttttttttttttttttttttgctctttctcttcctcttttcccCCCTTTCGTGATACTAaacccaaaaatcccaaaacCTTTACCCAAACGTCTAgatctaaaaaagaaagaaatttatacctttttgtttttttgtggaTCCGGTTTCGTGATGTGATTGTCGCTGTTGTGACGGTTTGTGCGCCTCTGTGTGTGCGTGTATGTGCTGTGTTGTGTTGCCCGCGGCCGTATTTCCGTTTCTGTGCGCGTGCGTGTGTTGTGGCGTGGACTGGTGCGTGTGCGTGTGTTGGTGTTGCGGTTTGGACTGGTGCGTGTGTGTTGCCGTGCCGGTTCTGCTTTTCTGTGGGATGTGTTTGTTGCTTGCCGTTGTGTGTGGCTTCTCTTGTTCCCGTATTCTGTTGTGTGTGGCTTCTCtgtttttcttgtgttttttattgttgtgcaggtctctatttatagagtgagtTTGAGGCTAGAATTTGTTACTGATGAGCACAAAATCAGTGGCTTGTGGAGGAGAAAAAAGGAAATGCGTCTGTTTTttactggatttgtttcagaGGAAGCGTGAATCCGGATTTGGATTAGAACAGCGTATGCGTGATGTTGTTATCTTGAACCTGGACACTTTTGGATTTTTTGGACTTTTTGggacttaaaaagaaaaattaataataaaaggataatgtctacatttttggttttaaataaaaaaataaaagaaatttaatctaattttggactaaaattaaaatttagaattctaaactaaaaatttaaaagatggaaataaataattaaagactgagagaagagggcccgactcggaattttatgaggtatttcaaaatacctccctgccgaatttttcactgaaatgcgagtctggtccgagttcggagacgtgtgtcagtgggaccttaggtcaaaatttggggtatgacagatgcccctatttaagtttcttcgctcAGAGATTCGAAGGTAAAATCTTCGACTCGACgagccgaagagacttaaatacaaaagtgcaccaattttgacctaagaggtttatgaatgctcatgatttaattatgaatgcatgatgacaGTGACGGCTTGACTGGAATGAAAAGACACTAGGATACCCAAATTCTTcgaagaaagggatccgactttactggggaatctggtttcactggggaaGATGGTTGTTCCTCATTGTCTCGACATCTCGAAACAAAGTGCAAAGGTTCAGACTTCAATGTCcatttgtggacttggttttggaaaatgaaataatagaaggGTGCAAGctatttgttggttgaaattggccacttgttacaggctgttcgttggttggaactggtcgctgagcataaagataaaagattgacatgagttgttcgtttgttggaactagttgctcggAAGGTAAGAGATATTggcataggctattcgtttgttggaatcggtcgctgggcataaagataaaagattgacatgagttgttcgtttgttggaactagttgctcgaaagggaaaaaaactgacataggctattcgtttgttggaatcggtcgcttgAAAGGTttggattggtgacatctctagAACAGCTACGCTGGGGATGATACCTGGAGTTTGAAGTTGACATCGAGATTAACTAGCGTTGTGACTAGTACGGCTTTctgccggggatgacacttcgaaactaaagttgaaattggcattgattagtgacatgacttAGCACGGCTTTTCGCCGGGCATGAcacctttgaaatttgaaattgacattgattagtgacataactagcatggctttacgccggggatgacacttttgaatttgaaattgaaattgacattcattcgtagaaacttgcggcttgacacaatggtaagctttgactgatgcaattatgtgtgaattgatgttatgcATATGTTGTGTACGCGTAAACgtatgattatgtgaaaatattggtgAATGCATGATTGCATGGATGTATGGATATATGAATGCACATGACACGTGAATCGATGAACTGAGACAAGATAGGTAAGATGGGAGTTGGACCGACATTGcattacaaacactcggcaaccttccttggagatgatattattgtgagcaaatcgagccgttgatggtgtaagaacctggcactaggtagccaccgatgcctcctggggggtgagcccattgttgatgaaagaagtctgaagaagtcgccatttgtaaaccggcacagagtgtccttccattggtatACTTCCGCAGTTctaccttttgttttattaaaagatccctaatttttgcctggaccgccctttcgggttttcagtccaccgggaatatatattttttgttttgcccctaatttttgcctggaccgcactttcgggttttcagtccaccgggacgccctctgttgcctaagtcgccttttcaggttttcaacttagcgagcttttttgtattatttttgtatttgtttattcaGAGATTTTCCTTAGTGTCGAGCCATGCTTTTAGCAGGATCTAACCTCTCTTGAGTTGATATATGCCTTTCTTACTCCCGAGTGCCAAGTTGTatctatttgtttatgctttttattatataatgttttagaaatctgtttcaaaatattatcatcaataaaagaggaaaaattcgtgaaacaaaacaaatgggAATCAAAAGAGAGGTAAAGGCTCAAAGTTTATTGATCGAATGACGCTATGCCAATGGCATGACTTCATGGAGTTCTTTACAAAGTTTGAAAAGTAATGGTAATTTAAAAGGGAAAGGTACGTTGAACTTCATAACCCTATCCTTCTCTAACAACTTTGAAATCCCGTTATCTTGCGGCTCGAATACTTTTGATAGCAGGTATGCCCCAAGTGTATCTGTGCCCGactggatgcagttactttgtctctcttttttttttttttttttttttttttttaaatccttaatttttgcatagactgccctttcgggttttcactCTATCAGGATAATGATCTCTGTttattgtctctaatttttgcctggaccgcccttttcgggttttcagtccaccgagacgctcatttttgcctaagtcgcccttttcgggttttcgacttaccgagctgttcttttaaagtttttagacaaagtatttcttgactgcgtCCGTGTTCACAGGTCGTGGAAGTTCTTCACCGTCCATGGTTTGTAGAGTCATGGCACCACCTGAGAAGGCTCTTTTAACAACATACGGACCTTCATAATTAGGAGCCCACTTGCCTCGGGAGTCTGGTTGGAAAGAGAAAATCTTTTTGAGCACGAGATCACCTTCTTTAAACTCACGGGGacgaactttcttgtcaaaggcctgcttcatccttttttgatataattgtcCGTGACATAGGGCTGTCATGCGCTTTTCTTCAATTAGATTCAACTGGTCGTATCTATTCTGAACCCATTCAGCTTCCGATAAGTCAGCCTCCATTAAGACTCTCAATGATGGAATTTCGACTTCTACAGGGAGTACTGCCTCCATGCCATATACCAGGGAAAAAGGAGTTGCCCCTGTTGATGTGCGTACAGAAGTACGATATCCATGTAATGCAAAGGGAAGCATTTCATGCCAATCTTTATAAGTcaccaccatcttctggacaatcctcTTTATATTCTTGTTCGCAGCTTCGACAGCACCATTCATTTGAGGTCTGTAAGGTGAAGAGTTATGGTGTTCGATCTTGAAATCATCAcacaattctttcatcatcttgttgTTTAGATTTGTTCCGTTGTCGGTGATGATCCGGTTGGGGATGCCATAACGACAAATGATatgattcttgataaatttgaccACCACTTGTTTGGTCACATTAGCATACGATGCGGCCTCAACCCACTTAGTGAAGTAGTCAATAGCCACTAAGATAAAACGGTGTCCATTTGAAGCTTTGGGCTCAATCCTTccgatcatgtcgatgccccacatagagaaagGCCACGGAGAAGAAAGTAAATTGAGCGTAGTTGGCGGCACATGAATCTTGTCGGCGTATATCTGACACTTGTGACACTTTCTGGTATGCTTGTAGCAATCTGATTCCATTGTCATCCAGTAGTAGCCTGCTCGCAATATCTTTTTAGCCATTGTGTGCCCATTAGGATGAATTCCGAAGGATCCTTCGTGTATTTCATGTATCAATAAATCAGCTTCATATTTGTCTACACATCTGAGCAAGACTGTGtcaaagtttcttttgtacaagatATCCCCATTCAGGAAGAAATTACTAGATAATCTTCTGAGAGTCttcttatctttgttggatgCTCCAGGAGGATACTCTCGAGTTTGGAGAAACACCTTAATATCATGGAACCAAGGTTTATCGTCGAAAACTGCTTCAACGGCAAACACATAAGCGGGTCTATCAAGGAATTTGACACTGATTAGTGGCACGTCATTGTGATGATTCACCTTGATCATTGAAGACAAAGTAGCCAAGGCATCCGCCATCTGATTCTCATCCCGAGGAATATGATGTAATTCCACTTTGTTGAAGAAGGTCAATAAACGTCTTGCATAGTCTCGATAAGGTATTAGTCCTGCGTGAAGAGTttcccattttcctttgatctggttGATTACAAGAGCTGAATCTCCATATATTTCGATATTCTTGATTCTTagatcaatggcttcttcaataccCATGATGCAGGCTTCATATTCAGCGATGTTGTTCGTGCAGTCAAACCGGAGTCTTGCTGTGAAAGGGATGTGAGCACCTTTAGGAGTAAGGAGTACTGCCCCTATGCCGTTGCCGTATACATTGACAgccccatcaaatatcaaaccccacACTGAATCCGGATCAGGACCTTCTCCGAATAGTGGCTCGTCACAGTCTTTCATTTTTAGATACATAATCTCTTCATCAGGAAAGTCAAACTTGATAGGTCGATAGTCTTCAAGTGGTTGGTGAGCCAAGTGATCAGCAAGGATactgcctttgattgccttcTGGGAACGGTACTCGATATCATATTCAGATAGTAGCATCTGCCACCGTGCAATCCTTCCTGTCAAAGCGggcttctcaaatatgtacttgattGGATCCATTTTAGATACCAGCCAAGTAGTgtgattaatcatataatgacggaggcgtttggcagcccaggcTAGAGCACAACACGTCTTCTCGAGCATGGAGTAGCGAGATTCGCATTCAGTAAACTTCttgcttaaataataaatggcgTGCTCTTTtcttccggtttcatcttgttgtccGAGCACACAACCCATGGAATTTTCTAACACTGTTAGgtacatgatcaaaggtcttCCTTCAACTGGAGGGATGAGAATCGGTGGTTCTAGTAAGTACTTCTTTATGCTGTCAAAAGCCTTCTGGCAATCTTCGGTCCACACAATACCTTGTTCTTTGCGGAGTAGTTTGAATATCGGCCCAcaagttgcagtcatatgagaaatgaacCGGGAGATGTAATTTAGTCGTCCAAGAAAACCCCTTACTTCTTTTTCTGTTCTCGGAGCAGGCATCTCTCTGATGGCTTTGACTTTGTCAGGATCTACTTCGATGCCTTTCTGGCTGACAATGAAACCTAGAAGCTTTCCGGATCTGACACCAAAAGTGCATTTGTTGGGATTTAGACGAAGTTTGTACTTCCTCAGGCGCTGGAACATCTTCTGTAGATACTTGACATGGTCTTCTTCAGTAACCGACTTGactatcatatcatccacatagacCTCAATCTCTTTATGTATCATATCGTGGAAAAGAGTAGTCATCCCCCTCTGATAAGTAGCTCCGGCATTGATTAAACCGAACGGCATTACTTTGTAACAGAAAGTGCCCCAAGGTGtaataaatgatgttttctctctatcttcgggtgccatcttgatttgattataaccggagaatCCATCCATGAATGAGAAGACTTTAGACTTGGCGGTACTGTCAACCAACACGTCAATATGAGGTAAAGGAAAGTCGTCTTTCGGGCTAGCTTTGTTTAAATCACGGTAGTCGACACACATTCTGACCttaccatctttctttggaacaggAACTATGTTAGCTAACCATTGGGGGTAATTTGATGTGATGAGGAAACCAGCGTCGATCTGTTTCTGTAcctcttctttgattttgagaGCCATGTCAGGACGTGTTCTTCTCAATTTTTGTTTGACTGGCGGACATTCAGGTTTCAAAGGTAGGTGATGTACCACAATATCAGTGTCTAGACCCGGCATATCTTGGTAGGACCAGGcaaacacatcaacatattctttGAGGAGCTCTATCACCTGCTTTTTAACACTTGTTTCGAGCGATGCCCCAACCTTGATTTCTTTTTTGTCCTCTTTGGTGCCCAAATTAATCACTTCTAGTTCGTCCCCATAAGGCTGAATGGTCTTCTTCTCTTGTTCGAGTAGTCGAGAGATTTCGTCAGGGAtctcttcattctcttcttcctccgcttcatacacagggaactcaaagttgggagagatcATGGGGTTATGTTGTTCAACGGGTTCGTCGATTTCTAATCTGCACATGTGATGGatgattttttagaaaaaagatacatgcagatttttttgaaaattcatgttgggttttttgtattaccacttttcagaaaagcataaaagaaaatgagaccAAACATCGGGAAAAAAaacgacatttttattttattgatgataatttcttgaaataaaaagccCTAGATAAGTTCACTTTCGCTTGGGGCGGggcgaaaggattttttttttgaaaagaaaagcaaaaactAAACAAATGCATTACTTGGACAAGTGAGCAACAAAAGGAACATCTATGGCAACCCAATTGTGGCTGGATACTCCTGGTGTTATAAAACCTCGTGGCACACTTTCAGGATCATCTTCAATGATTGCATGGATAAAGCCCGAACTGTGGAAAGTGCCCTTCTTTGCTGTGGACAAACTAGTAGATGGGAAGAAACCCAAACCTTCTCGGTGCTTGTTTTCTGGAAGCTCTATCAGCTTTCCCCAGCTTGTGGACCCCCCTGCTTGTATgaccttctgagcatctttTAGAGACGAGATAGAGGCTTCATTCTTCTGGGTATTCTTATCTTCTATAGTAAACCCTTGAAAAGGTGTCCCTTCGGCATCGTCTGCcccaatgaaagagaaagatgacaAATGACTCACTAATAAAGCCTCTTCACCGTTTACAGTTACTAGCTTCCCATTCTTTACAAACTTCAGCTTTTGATGCAGCGTGGATGTGACAGCCCCTGCCTCGTGAATCCAGGGTCGACCTAGTAGGCAACTATACGAAGCTTGAATGTCCATGACTTGAAAATTAACTTGGAAGACTTGTGGCCCAACTGTGATAGGTAGAACCACCTCACCAAGGACATCCTTCCTCGAGCCATCAAAAGCTTTCACCATTACCCCACTTTGCCTTAAAGGTGCGCCTTGGTAAGCGAGTTgggtataagttgttttggacaACACATTCAAAGATGATCCAGTATCCACCAGTACATTTGACAAAGCATCGGTTTTACAGTTCACAGATATATGTAGCGCCCGATTGTGGTTCCTTCCTTCTGCTGGGAGCTCTTCGTCACTGAAACTCAAGTTGTTGCACGCGGTGATGTTCCCTACTATTCCGCCAAACTGACCCACCgttacatcataatccacaaaagCTTGTTCTAGGACCTTCATTAATGCATCTTTATGGGCCTCAGAATTTAGTAATAAAGACATTATGGATATTTTGGATGGAGTCTGCATCAGTTGGTCAACAACCTTGTATTCGCTCTTCTTTATTAACTTGAGAATCTCATCAAACTCTGCATTTGTACCAGCCCCATTGGGTTGATCCACTTCTTTGGCGATACCAGCATCTTTAGTCCGAACCTCCTTGTTTATTGTAGCATCAATCTTCTTTGGGAACACTATGGGAACAACGCGCCCATTTCTCAGAACTCTACTGTCTTCAACAATATTATCCACACTAGACAAAGGCGGTATTGGAACCTCACGACCCTCTTCAATCATGgtggcattgtatttgtatggaatgGCTTTTTCAGAAGCATATGGCAGTGGACCCGGTAAGCAGATCACCAGAGGGGTGATAGTTGACTTTCGACTGTCATAAAATACCTCCAAAGGTCCTTCGGGAGTTATTACACACACATCATCACACTTCCTTTCGACTACAAGCTCTCCTCGGTCCAGAAGCCCCTGAATATCATTTCTTACTTTTTGACATCCTCTGGAGTTCATAAGGCATATTTCACAGAGATCATGATCATGCTCAAAAAGGTCGACTTTGCATAACTTGGCATGTAACGGAACCAAGGGTGTTCTGATATGTTGAACATCCTGAATGGGACGAGTCTTTTGACAATCTTCGATCATGTTGACTGTTGCGGCACCATGATTCGGCAATGGGTTTGTTTGAACATTTGGCGCCGAGTCTGTGAAAGTTATTTTTCCATCATTGATCAACCTCTGCACTGTGCTTTTAAAGGCATAACAAGTTTCAATGTTATGGCCACGGCCCCCTTCATGGAAGTCACAAGTCTGGTCAAGTCTATACCAAGATGGTAGTTTTTCTGGGATAGGAGGAGCTGTTCTGGTTTGGACAAGGTTTTTCTTGAGTAAGCCGGGAAGTAATTCTGCATAGGTGACTGGTATTGGGTTAATCGGCATTCTTGGTGGTCGAGGTTGTTGTGGGCGTTGTTGATAaggttgttgttggaaattttgttgaggGTATTGTTGATATGGGTATTGTTGGTATGGTTGCTGTTGGTATAGTTgttgttggtatggttgttgttggaaattttgttgttggacATTTTGTGGTTGGACATTTTGTGGTGAAGGATTTTGTGGGAATTGAGGATATTGTGGTATTTGAGGATATTGCGGTATTTGAGGATGGTTATTCGTTTGTTGAAAAGGGTGAGAGGTGGGTGTGATGGCAGCAATGTGTTGATAggctggataagtttgttgaggCCCTCCATGAGTCACCATACCGACTTCTTGTTCTTTCTTCCTCGGGAAATGGTTCCCGGTCTTCTTGGTCCCACTGGCAGGAGTTGTATTCTTTACTAAgcgtccttctcggactccttcttcTAACTGTACtcccataccaaccatctccGCGAAGCTCTTTGGTGTACTCCCGACCatctttttgtaataaaaatgattcaaaGTTTTTAGgaagagcttggtcatctcTTTCTCCTCAATTCGTGggctgacttgggcagcggtGTCTCTCCACCGTTGGGCATACTCTTTGAACGTCTCTTTATCTCCCTGAGTCATGGCTTGGAGATCACTTCGGTCCGGAGTCATGTCTACATTGTAACTGTACTGTTCCACGAAAGCTTCGCAAAGGTCACGGAAAGTTTGAACCCTTGTTTTGTCTAGGTTTGTGTACCACTTTGAAGCAGGGCCGGTCAAGCTTTCTTGGAAGTAGTAAATAAGAATCTGATCATCTTGGGCATACGCAGGCATCCTTCTCACATACATTTTTAGATGTTCCTCAGGGCAAGAACTCCCTTTGTATTTCTCGAAGTCTGGAATCTTGAATTTGTGAGGTACCTGCACACTCGGTACCAAACAGAGATCGTACGCAGTCTTCCCAAATTTCCCTTTTTCACGGAGGGCTTTCATGTCTCGGCGTAGTTCATCATACTTTTCTCGTAGGTCGTTTACTTCCTCGTAAGCCTCTACATTCCCTGAATGAAAGATAGGTTCTTCAGTTTGCGGGACTGTATGTATCACAGGTGCTGAGTAGGTCATGGTGGCTGGAGTGACCCTCATGGCAGGTAGGGGTACTTGAGCCGTGTACTGGTGAGTGGGCATCTGAGCTTCACAAGTGATAGGACGAAATATCTCCCCAGCAGTGAAAGGTGGAAACCAAGGCGCGGAACGTTGCGGAGCGGACTGCGTTGGAGTGTCAGCACATAGTGTCCAAGAAGAAGACGCCTCGGCCTGAGTTCTGATGGGAGGAGGGGGTGGAGGTGCTTGTGATCGGGCCTGCGCTTCTGTTACGGCCTGAGCTTGAGTTTGCGCTTGTGCCAATGCTTGCGCTTGTGCTTGAATCTGTGCTTGAGCTTGAGTCTGAGTTTCTgccattgtttttattaattcagCCATCTCGTCCATCCTAGTCTGCATGACTGTCATTTCTTCACGAAGTACCCGATTTTCCTGCTCAAGATAATCCATCTTCTTCTTTACGTTTGCTCGAGTGTAGTGAGTACGGGTTGACTTGTAGATGATACGTGGGGCCACCGTATGAAACGAGTTGACCCTTTTTCTGGAAAAGGAAGTTTGTGTGAGACTTTGATTTGAGACTATGAAATGCAGGATGATGCAtgatgcttatgcaaaaatagacgtatatattttttatcgaaggacttatgaaagtatttttgtaaatatcatagtTGAGAGTTCCATTGAATAATTCGCATACTataagataattccctttctaaacaacgaagccaagggatagactttgcaaaaaaaaaaaaaaaaaaaaaaaaaaaaaagataaatatctaacttaaagctaaaaacaaaaataaaagaaaaactgggAACTCTCAAGCTCTTTGAAGTAGActattcatcagaatctgaatgTGCATCTTTGAAGAACTCCCAACGCTCCCCTGCGCTGATAAATTGTGATAGCCTTGTGCTCTGAGCTCGGATCTGAacattcttttttactatttgtcGTCTCAACTTGTGAACCTCATGCTCTTGTTGCtctatctcaccactcatagtCTCCACCTTGAGCATAGCTTCATCATACTTCCTTTTCCAGGTAGCACTCACACATTCCGATCGGGCCAACTTCTCTTGACATTCCTCCACAGTTGCGGGGGCCAAGGGTAAAGCCGGAGCTGGGGTTGTTGAAGATAGGTACCTTGGCAAATGATATGGTAAGACCAGATCGGAAGCTCTATTGATGACCCATTGAGTGTAAGACCCCTGTAAAGAGTCTGATCTCCTCGCCAACTGGCTTCTATTGAGTGTGCGAATGGCATGCCATGCTTGGACAAATCTTCCTCTTTTGTTTGAGGGATCTTCATGGTTGAAGTAGAATTCACTCTGTAAGTAGATGTTATCTGGCTTAGCTT from Medicago truncatula cultivar Jemalong A17 chromosome 8, MtrunA17r5.0-ANR, whole genome shotgun sequence includes the following:
- the LOC120577490 gene encoding uncharacterized protein — its product is MDYLEQENRVLREEMTVMQTRMDEMAELIKTMAETQTQAQAQIQAQAQALAQAQTQAQAVTEAQARSQAPPPPPPIRTQAEASSSWTLCADTPTQSAPQRSAPWFPPFTAGEIFRPITCEAQMPTHQYTAQVPLPAMRVTPATMTYSAPVIHTVPQTEEPIFHSGNVEAYEEVNDLREKYDELRRDMKALREKGKFGKTAYDLCLVPSVQVPHKFKIPDFEKYKGSSCPEEHLKMYVRRMPAYAQDDQILIYYFQESLTGPASKWYTNLDKTRVQTFRDLCEAFVEQYSYNVDMTPDRSDLQAMTQGDKETFKEYAQRWRDTAAQVSPRIEEKEMTKLFLKTLNHFYYKKMVGSTPKSFAEMVGMGVQLEEGVREGRLVKNTTPASGTKKTGNHFPRKKEQEVGMVTHGGPQQTYPAYQHIAAITPTSHPFQQTNNHPQIPQYPQIPQYPQFPQNPSPQNVQPQNVQQQNFQQQPYQQQLYQQQPYQQYPYQQYPQQNFQQQPYQQRPQQPRPPRMPINPIPVTYAELLPGLLKKNLVQTRTAPPIPEKLPSWYRLDQTCDFHEGGRGHNIETCYAFKSTVQRLINDGKITFTDSAPNVQTNPLPNHGAATVNMIEDCQKTRPIQDVQHIRTPLVPLHAKLCKVDLFEHDHDLCEICLMNSRGCQKVRNDIQGLLDRGELVVERKCDDVCVITPEGPLEVFYDSRKSTITPLVICLPGPLPYASEKAIPYKYNATMIEEGREVPIPPLSSVDNIVEDSRVLRNGRVVPIVFPKKIDATINKEVRTKDAGIAKEVDQPNGAGTNAEFDEILKLIKKSEYKVVDQLMQTPSKISIMSLLLNSEAHKDALMKVLEQAFVDYDVTVGQFGGIVGNITACNNLSFSDEELPAEGRNHNRALHISVNCKTDALSNVLVDTGSSLNVLSKTTYTQLAYQGAPLRQSGVMVKAFDGSRKDVLGEVVLPITVGPQVFQVNFQVMDIQASYSCLLGRPWIHEAGAVTSTLHQKLKFVKNGKLVTVNGEEALLVSHLSSFSFIGADDAEGTPFQGFTIEDKNTQKNEASISSLKDAQKVIQAGGSTSWGKLIELPENKHREGLGFFPSTSLSTAKKGTFHSSGFIHAIIEDDPESVPRGFITPGVSSHNWVAIDVPFVAHLLEIDEPVEQHNPMISPNFEFPVYEAEEEENEEIPDEISRLLEQEKKTIQPYGDELEVINLGTKEDKKEIKVGASLETSVKKQVIELLKEYVDVFAWSYQDMPGLDTDIVVHHLPLKPECPPVKQKLRRTRPDMALKIKEEVQKQIDAGFLITSNYPQWLANIVPVPKKDGKVRMCVDYRDLNKASPKDDFPLPHIDVLVDSTAKSKVFSFMDGFSGYNQIKMAPEDREKTSFITPWGTFCYKVMPFGLINAGATYQRGMTTLFHDMIHKEIEVYVDDMIVKSVTEEDHVKYLQKMFQRLRKYKLRLNPNKCTFGVRSGKLLGFIVSQKGIEVDPDKVKAIREMPAPRTEKEVRGFLGRLNYISRFISHMTATCGPIFKLLRKEQGIVWTEDCQKAFDSIKKYLLEPPILIPPVEGRPLIMYLTVLENSMGCVLGQQDETGRKEHAIYYLSKKFTECESRYSMLEKTCCALAWAAKRLRHYMINHTTWLVSKMDPIKYIFEKPALTGRIARWQMLLSEYDIEYRSQKAIKGSILADHLAHQPLEDYRPIKFDFPDEEIMYLKMKDCDEPLFGEGPDPDSVWGLIFDGAVNVYGNGIGAVLLTPKGAHIPFTARLRFDCTNNIAEYEACIMGIEEAIDLRIKNIEIYGDSALVINQIKGKWETLHAGLIPYRDYARRLLTFFNKVELHHIPRDENQMADALATLSSMIKVNHHNDVPLISVKFLDRPAYVFAVEAVFDDKPWFHDIKVFLQTREYPPGASNKDKKTLRRLSSNFFLNGDILYKRNFDTVLLRCVDKYEADLLIHEIHEGSFGIHPNGHTMAKKILRAGYYWMTMESDCYKHTRKCHKCQIYADKIHVPPTTLNLLSSPWPFSMWGIDMIGRIEPKASNGHRFILVAIDYFTKWVEAASYANVTKQVVVKFIKNHIICRYGIPNRIITDNGTNLNNKMMKELCDDFKIEHHNSSPYRPQMNGAVEAANKNIKRIVQKMVVTYKDWHEMLPFALHGYRTSVRTSTGATPFSLVYGMEAVLPVEVEIPSLRVLMEADLSEAEWVQNRYDQLNLIEEKRMTALCHGQLYQKRMKQAFDKKVRPREFKEGDLVLKKIFSFQPDSRGKWAPNYEGPYVVKRAFSGGAMTLQTMDGEELPRPVNTDAVKKYFV